TAGAATGGCTAATTTAGCATTTACAACTTCTGTGCTTGAGCAGTATGAAGGTACGTTGAACTCTGAGCCAGTGCAATACAACCTCAACTTAGGTACCGATAGCTCCCACCCCAGCGACTTTACAGATGTCAACGGGACGCTGTATTTCAGCGCTCAAAACAGCGCCAATGGTAGAGAACTATGGAAGATTGACCCCGCCACCGGTAGCCCAGTGCGAGTCACAGATATTGAAGCAGGTGCAGGCAGTTCCTCTCCTGAGAATCTCACCAATGTCAACGGCACGCTCTACTTCCGTGCCTACAACAGCACCAATGGCGCTGAACTGTGGAAGATTGACCCTGCCACGGGTAATGCTGTCCTTGTTAAGGATATCTATCCGGGCACAACAAGCTACTACAACTATTATTCTGATAACTACACTACTTATCCCAATAGTTCAGATCCTGGCAATCTAACCAACGTCAACGGCACGCTCTACTTCCGTGCCTACAACAGCGCCAATGGCTATGAACTGTGGAAGATTGACCCCACCACCGGTAATCCAGTGCGCCTCGAAATTGAAGCAGGTAGCAGTTCTAATCCGGAATCCCTTACTAACATCAACGGCACCCTCTACTTCCGTGCCTACAACAGCGCCAATGGCTATGAACTGTGGAAGATTGACCCCGCCACTGGGAACCCAGTACGAGTCACAGATATTGAAGCGGGTCCAGGCAGTTCCTTTCCATATTATCTAACTAACGTCAACGGCACCCTCTACTTCCGTGCCACCAACAGCGCCA
Above is a window of Trichocoleus sp. FACHB-46 DNA encoding:
- a CDS encoding DUF4347 domain-containing protein, whose translation is MTATLQKAPAASLTFSTSAASREIVFIDPAVTDYPDLVAGVRSGVEVIVLEAMADGVEQISSVLAQRQNLTAVHVVSHGSPGRVQLGTSELSLETIDRYSWELQAWAESLTNTAELLIYGCEVAKGDRGWVFVNMLHSLTGSNIAASAIKTGCAVQGGNWALEVATTPRMANLAFTTSVLEQYEGTLNSEPVQYNLNLGTDSSHPSDFTDVNGTLYFSAQNSANGRELWKIDPATGSPVRVTDIEAGAGSSSPENLTNVNGTLYFRAYNSTNGAELWKIDPATGNAVLVKDIYPGTTSYYNYYSDNYTTYPNSSDPGNLTNVNGTLYFRAYNSANGYELWKIDPTTGNPVRLEIEAGSSSNPESLTNINGTLYFRAYNSANGYELWKIDPATGNPVRVTDIEAGPGSSFPYYLTNVNGTLYFRATNSANGYELWKIDPATGNPVRVTDIEAGPGSSDLTSLTNVNGTLYFRATNSANGSELWKIDPATGNPVRLEIEAGTGSSSP